GCATCCCAATTTCCCCCTGAATGGGAGCGCCCAATTCTTCATGCTATACTCGAGATAGGTGGCACTTTGGTTAGGGGCGCCGACATTCTTGGTGCCGAACCTATGCGTAGCGCCTATCTTACGCTTAGACTTGATACGCCGGAAAAAGCAGAACACATCTACAATCTACTTTCCACTGATGGCGAAATCTTTATGAAGATGGAAAAGACCTTCTTTGCGAATCGTTTTGCCATGCTGCGCGATAGATTCGGTACGTCTTGGATGCTCCTTAATGAAAATTAGAAATTACTGCTTTCAGATTGCTGCTAAAAATTCGGTCAATAAAATAAATTAAATAACAAAAGCTCGCAGCCAGCAAGTGGTTTGGCGTTAATAAATAGGGCAGGTAAAGGGAACGTTAGCTTTGTTTCTCTATCAGCTTTAAATTCAATTCAGCATTATCTCAACATCCAAAAAAGCCCCAGCGCATTTGCCGGGGCTTTTTGCATTCCTTGCCGCATGGGTATCTTTGAGATTATCTCTACCCTATGCGCGTCCTCCACACCGCCGACTGGCACCTCGGCCAGCGCTTCATCAGCGGCCACGAGCGCACCGACGAGCACCGCCACTTCCTGCACTGGCTGGTGGCCACGGTGCGTGAGCACGCCGTGGAAATCCTGGTGATTGCCGGCGACGTTTTCGACAGCGGCTCGCCCTCCAACCAGGCGCTGGAGCTGTACTACGATTTCCTGCTGCAAATGCAGTCCACCGAGTGCCGCGATATTGTGGTGGTGGGCGGCAACCACGACTCGCCGGCTACCCTCAATGCGCCGGCCAGGCTGCTGCGCCACCTGCGGGTGCACGTGGTGGGCTGCGTGCCCGACTGCTTCGAGGACCAGGTATTGATTTTGAACGACGCTGCCGGGCAGCCTGGGCTGGTGGTGTGCGCCGTGCCCTTTCTGCGCGACCGCGACGTGCGCCTGTCGGTGCCCGGCGAAACGGCCGAGGAGCGCGAAGCCCGGCTTAAGCAAGGCATTGCCGACCACTACGCCCGCATTGCCGAAGTGGAGCACGTGTGGCAGTTGAAAGCCAATGGCCTGCCCGTGCTGGCTACGGGCCACCTCTACGCCGCCGGCGCAGCACCCTCCGACTCCGAGCGTACCATCCACGTGGGCAACCTGGGGCAGGTGACGGCCGAGCATTTCCCGGAGATATTCGATTACGTGGCCCTGGGGCACTTGCACCGGCCCCAGCGCGTGGGTGGACGCGAGCACATTCGCTACTCGGGGTCGCCGATTGCGCTGTCGTTTTCCGAAATAGACCACGGCAAGGAAGTGCTGCTGCTGGACTTTGCCGGCGGCAAGCTGGCCACGCTCGTGGCCTTGGCCGTGCCGGGTACGCGACGGTTGCTACGTTTTCATGGGGAACTAGACGAAGTGCTGGGCCTGCTCGTGGCCTACGACAACACCGGCTACCTGCTGCCCGCCTGGGTCGACGTGGAAGTGCGCTCCGAGCTCACCCAGTTGGAAGTAGCCGAAGCGCTGCTGAAAGTTATTCAGGACCTAGACCGCAAACATGTGGAAGTGCTGGCCCGCCGCCACCTGCGCCTGGTGAAGCTGCGGCCCCTAGGCGAAGCGGCCGGCGACGAGCCCCCGCTCACGCCCAGCCTGCATGATTTTACCGAGCGCCAGGTATTTGCGCAGCGGCTGGAAAACGAGCCGGAAGCCGGCCGCGCCGAGCTGCTGGCCGCATTTGACGAACTATTGGAAGGGATGCCCCACGCATGAAGATTCTCCGCGTCCGTTTCTTTAACCTGAACTCCCTGCGCGGCGAGCACGAGGTCGACTTCGGCAACAGCCCCTTGTCCGATGCGGGGCTGTTTGCCATTACCGGGCCCACGGGGGCGGGCAAGACCACCATTCTCGACGCCATTACGCTGGCCCTCTACGGGCAGGTACCGCGCCACGACGGCAGCGGCCCCGAGCAGGTAATGAGCCACGGCACGGGCGAGAGTTGGGCCGAAGTTGAGTTTCAGGCCAGTGGCGGGGTGTACCGGGCCAAGTGGGGCCAGCACCGCGCCCGCCGCCGGGCCGACGGCCCGCTGCAGGACTCCAAAATGGAGCTTAGCGAGCAAAAAATCGTGGACGGCGAGGAAACCTGGCCGTTCCTAGAAACCTACAAGTCGCGGGTACCTGGCAAGGTGGCCGAGCTTAGTGGGCTGGAATACCGGCAGTTTCTGCGCTCGGTGCTGCTGGCCCAGGGCGAGTTTACCAAGTTCCTGAAATCGACCGCCGGCGAGCGGGCCCAGCTGCTGGAAAAGCTAACGGACACGCGCAAATACTCCGACATATCCCGGGCAGCCTACGAGCGCGCCAAGCAGGAAACCCAACGGGTGGAAACCCTGCGCGCCGGCCTGGCTGGCGTAGCCCTATTAAGCCCCGAAGAAGTAACCGAACTGGAAGCCGATGTGCAGGAGCTGGCCCAGCACGTGCAGCACGCTACCG
This region of Hymenobacter sedentarius genomic DNA includes:
- the sbcD gene encoding exonuclease subunit SbcD → MRVLHTADWHLGQRFISGHERTDEHRHFLHWLVATVREHAVEILVIAGDVFDSGSPSNQALELYYDFLLQMQSTECRDIVVVGGNHDSPATLNAPARLLRHLRVHVVGCVPDCFEDQVLILNDAAGQPGLVVCAVPFLRDRDVRLSVPGETAEEREARLKQGIADHYARIAEVEHVWQLKANGLPVLATGHLYAAGAAPSDSERTIHVGNLGQVTAEHFPEIFDYVALGHLHRPQRVGGREHIRYSGSPIALSFSEIDHGKEVLLLDFAGGKLATLVALAVPGTRRLLRFHGELDEVLGLLVAYDNTGYLLPAWVDVEVRSELTQLEVAEALLKVIQDLDRKHVEVLARRHLRLVKLRPLGEAAGDEPPLTPSLHDFTERQVFAQRLENEPEAGRAELLAAFDELLEGMPHA